A genomic stretch from Shewanella sediminis HAW-EB3 includes:
- a CDS encoding 3-oxoacid CoA-transferase subunit B encodes MALSREQLAQRVAQELKDGFYVNLGIGIPTLVANYIPQDIEVMLQSENGLLGMGEFPTEETIDADLINAGKQTVTAVDGASFFSSAESFAMIRGGHVDLTVLGAFEVDEQGSIASWMIPGKLIKGMGGAMDLVAGADNIIVTMMHADKKGNSKLLPKCELPLTGFGCIKRVLTDLAFMEIKDGAFHLLERAPGVSVEEIVAKTAGKLIVPEHVPEMKF; translated from the coding sequence ATGGCATTATCCAGAGAACAACTCGCACAACGTGTAGCCCAGGAACTTAAAGATGGCTTTTACGTTAATTTAGGCATAGGTATTCCCACCTTAGTGGCTAACTATATCCCACAAGATATAGAAGTCATGCTGCAATCTGAGAATGGACTACTTGGCATGGGAGAATTTCCCACCGAAGAGACCATAGATGCAGATCTGATTAACGCTGGAAAACAGACGGTCACGGCCGTCGATGGCGCCTCTTTCTTCTCATCGGCAGAAAGCTTCGCCATGATCCGCGGCGGTCATGTGGATCTTACCGTATTGGGTGCCTTCGAGGTTGACGAGCAGGGCTCGATCGCGTCATGGATGATCCCCGGAAAGCTTATCAAGGGGATGGGCGGTGCCATGGACCTGGTCGCTGGTGCAGACAATATTATCGTCACCATGATGCATGCCGATAAAAAGGGTAACTCGAAGCTACTGCCTAAGTGCGAGCTGCCCCTGACAGGTTTTGGCTGCATCAAGCGCGTACTAACCGACTTAGCTTTCATGGAGATTAAAGATGGTGCATTCCATCTATTAGAGCGTGCTCCAGGCGTTAGCGTTGAAGAGATCGTGGCTAAGACAGCAGGTAAACTTATCGTCCCTGAACATGTACCAGAGATGAAGTTCTAA
- a CDS encoding CoA transferase subunit A, whose amino-acid sequence MAGLNKVVGSYEEALKGLSNDMTIMVGGFGLCGIPEGLISQMVTSGVSGLTAISNNAGVDDFGLGLLLKSRQIDTMIASYVGENATFEQQMLSGQLKVILTPQGTLAEKIRAGGAGIPAFFTATGYGTPIAEGKETREIDGRHYVLEPALTADFALVRAWKADTMGNLVFRKTAANFNPMMATAGKITVVEAEQIVEPGELDPDHIHTPGIYVNRVIQGKFEKRIEQRTVKAAPVIL is encoded by the coding sequence ATGGCAGGACTCAATAAAGTTGTTGGCAGTTATGAAGAAGCTCTTAAAGGCTTAAGTAATGATATGACCATAATGGTCGGCGGGTTTGGCCTGTGCGGCATTCCTGAAGGGCTTATCTCACAGATGGTTACGTCCGGAGTCAGCGGCCTGACCGCTATATCAAACAATGCCGGAGTCGATGATTTCGGCCTTGGCTTACTACTTAAGAGTCGTCAGATAGATACCATGATCGCCTCCTATGTCGGCGAAAACGCCACCTTCGAGCAGCAGATGCTATCGGGCCAGCTGAAGGTGATTTTGACTCCTCAGGGGACGCTGGCAGAGAAAATCCGTGCGGGCGGCGCCGGGATCCCGGCCTTCTTTACCGCAACGGGCTATGGTACCCCTATCGCCGAAGGTAAAGAGACCCGGGAGATCGATGGTCGCCACTACGTGCTCGAGCCTGCATTGACTGCCGACTTCGCCTTAGTACGGGCATGGAAAGCCGATACCATGGGGAATTTAGTCTTCCGTAAAACCGCGGCAAACTTCAACCCTATGATGGCTACGGCTGGCAAGATCACTGTGGTTGAGGCGGAGCAGATCGTCGAGCCCGGAGAGTTAGACCCGGATCATATCCACACACCCGGTATCTACGTGAACCGTGTCATTCAGGGCAAGTTTGAGAAACGTATCGAGCAACGTACCGTTAAAGCCGCACCGGTTATTCTTTAA
- a CDS encoding hydroxymethylglutaryl-CoA lyase yields the protein MLPNQVSIFEVGARDGLQNEKSVSTQDKIALIEGLANAGIKRIEAASFVSPKWVPQMADSGEVLKNINRNSAVTYSALTPNLKGLELALDAGADEVAIFGAASQSFSQRNINCSIEESIERFIPVIERAQAANVPVRGYVSCVLGCPYEGDIPSSEVARVSEILYKMGCYEISLGDTIGVGTPHNARKMVEEVSRKVPVDKLALHFHDTYGQALANILACLETGVSVIDSSVAGLGGCPYAKGASGNLATEDLVYMLHGLGIDTGIDLRLLASAGDAISQTLGKTTGSKVAQAMGK from the coding sequence ATGCTTCCAAATCAGGTCAGTATTTTCGAAGTTGGCGCCCGTGACGGCTTACAAAATGAAAAGAGTGTCAGCACGCAAGACAAGATAGCCTTAATAGAAGGTTTAGCCAATGCTGGCATCAAGCGTATCGAGGCTGCGAGCTTTGTCTCTCCCAAGTGGGTACCACAGATGGCCGACTCGGGAGAGGTGCTTAAAAACATCAACCGAAACAGCGCCGTGACCTACAGCGCCTTGACCCCCAACTTAAAGGGACTGGAACTTGCCCTTGACGCGGGAGCCGACGAAGTCGCCATATTCGGTGCCGCTTCTCAAAGCTTCAGTCAACGCAACATCAACTGCTCCATCGAGGAGTCGATAGAGCGCTTTATTCCTGTAATAGAGCGGGCTCAGGCTGCTAATGTTCCGGTCAGAGGCTATGTGTCCTGTGTGCTGGGCTGCCCCTATGAAGGAGATATCCCCTCGAGTGAAGTCGCTCGGGTGTCTGAAATCCTTTACAAGATGGGCTGTTATGAAATTTCACTGGGTGACACCATAGGCGTTGGCACACCGCACAATGCCCGTAAAATGGTTGAAGAGGTGAGCCGCAAGGTTCCTGTCGACAAACTCGCACTACACTTTCATGATACCTACGGCCAGGCACTGGCCAACATTCTGGCCTGTTTAGAAACCGGAGTGAGCGTTATCGACTCTTCGGTTGCGGGCCTCGGTGGCTGCCCCTATGCCAAAGGTGCATCGGGTAACTTAGCCACCGAAGATTTAGTCTATATGTTGCATGGATTAGGGATAGATACCGGCATCGATCTGCGCTTGTTAGCGAGTGCAGGAGATGCAATAAGTCAGACACTGGGCAAAACAACCGGCTCAAAGGTCGCTCAAGCGATGGGCAAATAA
- a CDS encoding acetyl-CoA carboxylase biotin carboxylase subunit — MFTKLLIANRGEIACRIIKTAKAMGVRTVALYSDADIDARHVAMADESFYLGGSAPADSYLKASAIIDIAKKSGAQAIHPGYGFLSENADFARLCEQSGISFVGPTADAIDSMGSKSAAKEIMGAANVPLVPGYHGDAQEDQLLVDEADKMGFPLLIKAAFGGGGKGMRIVESSDEVLEAIQSARREAISSFGNDKLLMERYLRQPRHVEVQVFADTQGNCIYLSDRDCSIQRRHQKVVEEAPAPGLSDELRVKMGEAAVAAAKAIDYRGAGTVEFLLDTDGSFYFMEMNTRLQVEHPVTEMVTGQDLVKWQLMVASGSELPLTQEEVRIHGHSFEVRIYAEDPHNDFLPASGKLNFLREPEQSKHVRIDSGIRENDVISNFYDPMISKLIVWDESRPRALQRLVHSLESYQISGLKHNIEFLANIAEHKAFSDANFSTDFIDRYGESLIGMASSDEHTALALAALYQLCARKAEAKACAINSQDPYSPWGAVSGFRLNSASLHNVALLDDNHDIQHLELTETLVGEQSLYQLELNGSHLVLKGELKGEMLHAEISNHAHANCSDTHKTSGHKVKVPVSQTGDDFTLFINSTSYHFRAIQTEIDEEQECLEDKLKAPMNGTIVTHLVEKGDVVSAGQGLMVMEAMKMEYTIESPFDGVVSAFFFEPGELVSDGSLLVEVTANEAPTEKSEA, encoded by the coding sequence ATGTTTACTAAACTGCTAATCGCCAACCGAGGCGAGATCGCCTGTCGTATTATCAAAACAGCCAAAGCAATGGGAGTGCGGACAGTAGCCCTCTACAGTGATGCCGATATCGACGCTCGCCATGTCGCCATGGCCGATGAATCATTTTATCTCGGTGGCAGCGCACCGGCAGACTCCTACCTTAAAGCCTCGGCTATCATTGATATCGCCAAGAAGTCCGGTGCCCAGGCTATCCATCCCGGCTATGGCTTTCTCTCTGAAAATGCGGACTTCGCCAGGCTATGTGAACAATCGGGGATCAGTTTCGTGGGCCCCACGGCCGATGCGATTGACTCAATGGGCAGCAAGAGTGCGGCGAAAGAGATCATGGGCGCGGCCAATGTTCCTCTGGTCCCGGGTTATCACGGTGACGCACAAGAGGATCAACTGCTCGTCGATGAAGCCGATAAGATGGGCTTTCCTCTGCTTATCAAGGCAGCCTTCGGCGGCGGCGGTAAAGGCATGCGTATCGTCGAAAGTAGCGATGAAGTACTCGAGGCTATTCAATCTGCGCGCCGGGAGGCTATCTCCTCTTTCGGTAACGACAAGCTCCTGATGGAGCGTTATCTGCGTCAACCCCGTCATGTCGAGGTGCAGGTGTTCGCCGATACCCAAGGCAACTGCATCTATCTCTCAGATCGTGACTGCTCGATACAACGCCGCCATCAAAAAGTGGTAGAGGAGGCGCCAGCGCCGGGCCTGAGTGATGAACTCAGAGTCAAGATGGGCGAAGCCGCCGTCGCTGCGGCCAAGGCTATCGACTATCGAGGCGCCGGAACCGTCGAATTCCTGCTCGATACCGATGGCAGCTTCTACTTCATGGAGATGAACACCCGCCTTCAGGTAGAGCATCCGGTCACTGAGATGGTCACAGGACAAGACCTGGTAAAATGGCAACTCATGGTCGCCAGTGGCAGTGAACTACCGCTCACTCAAGAGGAGGTGCGCATTCATGGCCACTCCTTTGAGGTACGTATCTACGCCGAAGATCCCCATAACGATTTTCTGCCGGCCAGCGGTAAACTGAACTTCCTGCGCGAGCCGGAGCAGAGCAAGCATGTGCGCATCGACTCGGGCATTCGTGAAAATGATGTAATAAGTAACTTTTACGACCCTATGATCTCCAAGCTTATCGTTTGGGATGAATCACGCCCTCGGGCACTACAGCGTTTAGTGCATTCACTGGAGTCATACCAGATCAGCGGCCTGAAGCACAACATAGAGTTCCTGGCCAATATCGCCGAACACAAAGCCTTCAGCGATGCCAATTTCAGTACCGACTTTATCGACCGTTACGGTGAATCCCTTATCGGCATGGCATCGAGTGATGAACATACGGCGTTGGCCTTGGCAGCACTTTATCAACTTTGCGCCCGCAAGGCCGAGGCCAAAGCGTGCGCCATCAACAGTCAGGACCCTTACTCTCCCTGGGGAGCCGTAAGCGGGTTCAGGCTAAATAGCGCAAGCCTGCATAATGTGGCTCTTCTCGATGATAACCATGACATTCAGCACCTTGAGCTCACTGAAACCTTAGTGGGTGAACAGTCCCTCTATCAACTTGAGCTTAATGGCAGCCATTTAGTGCTAAAGGGCGAGTTAAAGGGTGAGATGCTGCACGCTGAGATCTCAAACCATGCCCACGCCAATTGTAGCGACACACACAAAACCAGTGGTCACAAAGTCAAGGTTCCAGTCAGCCAGACAGGCGATGACTTCACCCTGTTTATCAACTCGACCAGTTATCACTTCCGTGCGATTCAAACAGAAATAGATGAAGAGCAGGAGTGTCTGGAAGATAAACTAAAGGCGCCGATGAACGGCACTATCGTCACCCACTTAGTAGAGAAAGGTGACGTCGTGAGCGCAGGGCAAGGTCTGATGGTGATGGAGGCGATGAAGATGGAGTACACCATCGAGTCTCCCTTCGATGGTGTAGTCTCAGCTTTCTTCTTCGAGCCGGGAGAACTGGTCAGCGACGGTAGCCTATTGGTCGAAGTAACAGCCAATGAAGCACCAACTGAAAAAAGTGAGGCTTGA
- a CDS encoding enoyl-CoA hydratase-related protein, translated as MTTEFSSTLNYVNCTLSNGVGEMVLDRADKHNAFDEVMIGEMISALEYFAKSAACQVLILKANGKNFSAGADLNWMRKQAKMDFKQNLNDANELAKLMSQLDKFPKPTLALVQGAAFGGALGLICCCDIAIANQRASFCLSEVKLGLIPAVISPYVTRAMGQRAARRYMLTAERFDSVKAQELQVIHEINDDLERAAEPIINQLISNSPQGMAWVKTLLSTLEDGVIDQQTLDHTSERIAKIRVSDEGQEGLNAFFEKRSPKWNSSTDNTQGAK; from the coding sequence ATGACAACCGAATTTTCCAGTACGCTTAATTATGTCAACTGCACCCTCAGCAATGGTGTCGGTGAGATGGTCCTCGACCGCGCCGACAAACATAACGCCTTCGATGAAGTCATGATAGGCGAGATGATAAGCGCCTTAGAATACTTTGCCAAGAGTGCAGCCTGCCAAGTCTTAATACTGAAAGCTAACGGCAAGAACTTCAGCGCGGGCGCGGATCTTAATTGGATGCGTAAACAGGCAAAAATGGATTTCAAGCAGAATCTGAATGATGCTAATGAGTTGGCTAAACTCATGTCACAGCTCGATAAGTTTCCTAAACCTACACTAGCCTTAGTGCAAGGTGCCGCCTTCGGTGGTGCGTTAGGACTCATCTGTTGTTGTGATATCGCCATCGCCAACCAAAGAGCCAGCTTCTGCCTGAGTGAAGTCAAACTGGGGCTAATTCCCGCTGTGATAAGCCCCTATGTCACCCGTGCCATGGGGCAACGCGCCGCGAGACGTTACATGCTGACCGCCGAGCGGTTCGACTCAGTCAAGGCGCAGGAACTGCAGGTGATCCACGAGATTAACGACGATCTTGAACGGGCCGCAGAGCCGATAATTAATCAGCTGATCAGCAATAGTCCACAAGGTATGGCGTGGGTGAAGACCCTGCTCTCAACACTTGAAGATGGGGTGATAGATCAACAGACCTTAGATCACACCAGCGAACGTATCGCAAAGATCCGGGTATCGGATGAAGGTCAGGAGGGACTCAATGCCTTCTTCGAAAAACGCAGCCCAAAATGGAACAGCAGCACCGATAATACGCAAGGAGCTAAATAA
- a CDS encoding carboxyl transferase domain-containing protein — protein sequence MTQLSSRINSRSDEFKAKHEDMAALVQDLKLKINEIELGGGSVARERHLSRGKLLPRQRVEKLLDPGSPFLELSQFAAFELYEDVVPSAGIIAGIGRVSGVECMVIANDATVKGGTYYPVTVKKHLRAQEIASRCHLPCIYLVDSGGANLPRQDEVFPDRDHFGRIFYNQAQMSAKGIPQIAVVMGLCTAGGAYVPAMADESIIVKEQGTIFLAGPPLVKAATGEEVTAEELGGAEVHTKISGVADHMAHSDEHALELARKAVTRLNHQKEILAQLSPVKPPKFDINELYGIVGTDLKKPYDVREVIARVVDDSDFDEFKANYGNTLVCGFARIHGYPVGIVANNGILFSESAQKGAHFIELCCQRKIPLLFLQNITGFMVGKKYEHEGIAKHGAKMVTAVSCANVPKFTVIIGGSYGAGNYGMCGRAFEPTMMWMWPNARISVMGGEQAAGVLATVRRDGLARKGVEWSAEEEQEFREPIVKQYDKEGHPYHASARLWDDGIIDPAQTRDVVGLALSAALNAPVEETKFGVFRM from the coding sequence GTGACTCAACTTAGCAGTCGAATTAATTCCCGTAGCGATGAATTTAAGGCCAAACATGAAGATATGGCGGCCCTTGTTCAAGATCTTAAATTAAAGATTAATGAGATTGAACTGGGCGGCGGAAGCGTTGCCCGCGAACGTCATCTCTCACGGGGTAAACTTCTCCCTCGCCAGCGAGTCGAAAAGCTGTTAGATCCTGGCTCTCCCTTCCTTGAACTGTCACAGTTTGCTGCATTTGAGCTCTATGAAGATGTGGTGCCATCGGCAGGTATCATTGCCGGTATCGGACGCGTGAGCGGTGTAGAGTGCATGGTCATCGCAAACGATGCCACAGTCAAAGGGGGCACTTACTATCCTGTTACGGTGAAGAAGCACCTGCGAGCACAAGAGATCGCGAGTCGTTGTCACCTCCCCTGTATCTACCTCGTTGACTCAGGCGGCGCTAACCTGCCCCGCCAGGATGAGGTATTTCCGGACCGCGATCATTTCGGCCGCATCTTCTACAACCAGGCACAGATGTCAGCCAAAGGGATCCCGCAGATAGCCGTCGTCATGGGGCTTTGCACCGCAGGTGGCGCCTATGTTCCCGCCATGGCCGATGAGTCAATAATCGTTAAAGAGCAAGGGACCATCTTCCTGGCCGGTCCACCACTGGTTAAGGCTGCAACCGGCGAAGAGGTCACCGCCGAAGAGCTGGGCGGCGCCGAAGTCCACACAAAAATTTCCGGTGTTGCCGATCATATGGCGCACAGTGACGAGCATGCCCTCGAACTTGCCCGCAAAGCCGTGACTAGGCTCAATCATCAAAAAGAGATCCTGGCACAATTAAGCCCGGTCAAACCGCCGAAGTTCGATATCAATGAGCTGTACGGCATTGTCGGTACCGATCTGAAGAAACCCTATGATGTCAGAGAGGTGATCGCGCGTGTCGTCGATGATTCTGATTTCGATGAGTTTAAGGCTAACTACGGCAACACCTTAGTCTGTGGCTTTGCCCGCATACATGGATACCCTGTCGGCATCGTCGCCAACAATGGCATCCTCTTCTCCGAATCGGCTCAAAAAGGTGCTCACTTCATCGAGTTGTGCTGCCAGCGAAAGATCCCTCTGCTTTTCCTGCAAAACATCACCGGCTTCATGGTGGGCAAGAAGTATGAACATGAGGGCATCGCTAAACATGGTGCCAAGATGGTCACCGCTGTGTCCTGCGCCAATGTCCCCAAATTCACCGTCATCATAGGCGGCAGTTATGGTGCGGGTAACTATGGCATGTGCGGACGAGCATTCGAACCCACCATGATGTGGATGTGGCCCAACGCCAGGATATCTGTGATGGGTGGCGAACAAGCCGCCGGGGTACTAGCCACCGTTCGCAGAGATGGCTTAGCTCGCAAAGGGGTGGAGTGGTCGGCCGAGGAGGAGCAAGAGTTCCGCGAGCCAATCGTCAAACAATATGACAAGGAGGGCCATCCTTATCACGCCAGTGCACGCCTTTGGGATGACGGTATCATCGACCCGGCGCAGACCCGAGATGTCGTCGGTTTAGCCCTCTCTGCGGCGCTGAATGCGCCTGTTGAAGAGACTAAGTTTGGTGTATTCCGTATGTGA
- a CDS encoding isovaleryl-CoA dehydrogenase yields the protein MTQLYSSLNFGLGEDVDMLRDAVQQFAANEIAPLAAKTDLDNAFPNELWPVLGDMGLLGVTVSEEYGGADMGYLAHVVAMEEISRASASIGLSYGAHSNLCVNQINRNGNAAQKAKYLPKLITGEHIGALAMSEPNAGSDVVSMKLHARKEGDRYILNGNKMWITNGPDAHTYVIYAKTDLDKGAHGITAFIVERDSKGFSTAQKLDKLGMRGSNTCELVFEDCEVPEENILGGLNNGVKVLMSGLDYERVVLSGGPLGIMTACMDIVIPYIHEREQFGKSIGQFQLVQGKLADMYTGMNAAKSYIYNVAKSCDRGETTRKDAAGAILYSAELATKMALDAIQLLGGNGYVNEYATGRLLRDAKLYEIGAGTSEIRRMLIGRELFNESK from the coding sequence ATGACTCAACTCTACTCATCTCTCAATTTTGGCCTTGGCGAAGACGTCGATATGCTGCGTGATGCAGTACAGCAGTTTGCCGCCAATGAAATCGCACCATTAGCCGCTAAGACCGATCTCGATAACGCCTTTCCTAACGAGCTTTGGCCGGTTCTGGGTGATATGGGGCTACTCGGTGTCACCGTTTCTGAGGAGTATGGTGGTGCCGATATGGGCTACCTCGCCCACGTCGTTGCCATGGAGGAGATCTCACGAGCATCTGCCTCTATCGGTTTGAGTTATGGGGCCCACTCTAACCTTTGCGTCAACCAGATCAATCGCAACGGTAATGCGGCTCAGAAAGCCAAGTACCTGCCAAAGTTAATAACAGGTGAGCACATTGGCGCCCTGGCGATGAGCGAACCCAATGCAGGTTCAGATGTGGTTTCGATGAAGCTGCACGCCCGCAAGGAGGGTGATCGCTATATCCTTAATGGCAACAAGATGTGGATCACTAACGGCCCCGATGCTCATACCTATGTTATCTACGCAAAAACGGATCTCGATAAAGGCGCTCATGGTATTACCGCTTTTATCGTCGAACGGGACAGCAAAGGCTTCAGCACGGCACAGAAGCTGGACAAGCTTGGCATGCGCGGCTCTAACACCTGCGAACTCGTCTTCGAAGATTGTGAGGTCCCCGAAGAGAATATCCTTGGCGGACTCAACAACGGCGTTAAGGTATTAATGAGTGGTCTGGACTACGAGCGCGTAGTGCTATCCGGCGGCCCATTAGGCATCATGACCGCATGTATGGATATCGTTATTCCCTATATTCACGAGCGTGAGCAGTTCGGTAAGTCCATTGGTCAATTTCAACTGGTCCAGGGCAAGCTAGCCGATATGTACACAGGCATGAACGCCGCAAAATCTTATATCTACAACGTGGCAAAATCCTGCGATCGCGGTGAGACAACACGTAAAGACGCCGCCGGCGCTATTTTATATTCGGCCGAGCTCGCCACTAAGATGGCACTCGACGCCATTCAACTTCTGGGCGGAAACGGTTACGTCAACGAATACGCGACAGGCCGATTGCTGCGCGACGCCAAACTCTATGAGATTGGTGCCGGCACATCGGAAATTCGTCGCATGTTGATAGGCCGTGAACTCTTCAACGAGTCTAAATAG
- a CDS encoding MerR family transcriptional regulator has product MSENLSPQTTYSISDLSKEFDITTRSIRFYEDQGLLKPKRRGQTRIYGLKDRVRLKLILRGKRLGFSLAETRRLFELYDADKNSSSQLHTMLDLVEDKKSSLQQQMDDIKVVLMELNSAEQQCRAALEKQQS; this is encoded by the coding sequence ATGAGCGAGAATCTAAGTCCACAAACCACTTACTCCATTAGCGACCTCTCTAAAGAGTTTGATATTACGACTCGTAGTATTCGCTTCTATGAAGATCAGGGGTTACTAAAACCTAAGCGTCGCGGACAAACACGTATTTACGGCTTAAAGGACAGGGTCCGCCTAAAATTGATCCTGCGAGGCAAACGTCTGGGATTTTCACTGGCCGAAACCCGTCGTCTGTTTGAACTTTACGATGCTGATAAGAACAGCAGTTCACAGCTACATACCATGTTAGATCTCGTCGAAGACAAGAAGTCTTCGCTGCAACAGCAGATGGATGACATCAAGGTGGTATTGATGGAGCTTAACTCCGCCGAACAGCAGTGTCGTGCGGCGTTAGAGAAACAGCAAAGCTAA
- a CDS encoding propionyl-CoA synthetase, translating to MKTLNCELHHQIHSESLTEPDRFWANAAQELDWDRNWDKVLDDSKAPIYSWFAGAELNTCYNAVDRHVENGRGEQVAIQYVSPVTESEYGITYNELLAQVSRLAGYMDSVGVKKGDRVIIYMPMVPETAYAMLACARIGAIHSVVFGGFAASELATRIDDAKPKLILSASCGIEPSGVVPYKPLLDDAIGQSKHQVDTCIILNRSQYTADLVTGRDVDWQSAVASAPNIACQTVAATDPLYVLYTSGTTGQPKGVVRDNGGHAVALSWSMKHIYDIAAGDVFWAASDVGWVVGHSYIVYGPLLVGATTVLFEGKPIGTPDPGIFWRIIEKYQVKSFFTAPTAIRAIKRDDPDGDFLKDVDLSCLKTLFLAGERCDPDTLHWSEERLNKPVIDHWWQTETGWPVAANLMGTAPVEVKAGSPALPVPGYQVEVVDEMGDVVEPGASGNVVIKLPLPPGTLTTLWNNEQRYLDSYLSMYPGYYLTGDAGYMDEDGYLYIMSRIDDIINVAGHRLSTGRFEEVLCQHEAVAEVAVIGVDDKLKGQLPLGLVVLKKGVTLSDEELYRELIALVREHIGPVASFRLVSAVQKLPKTRSGKILRGTMRKIADNQEYKMPATIEDPQTLELVRNALTRMGYADAHV from the coding sequence ATGAAGACACTGAATTGCGAGTTACACCATCAGATACATAGCGAGTCATTGACAGAGCCTGACAGATTTTGGGCCAATGCGGCACAAGAGTTAGACTGGGACCGGAACTGGGACAAGGTGCTGGATGACAGTAAGGCCCCTATCTATTCATGGTTTGCGGGAGCAGAGCTTAATACTTGTTACAACGCTGTCGACAGGCACGTGGAAAATGGCCGGGGAGAGCAAGTTGCCATTCAATATGTCAGTCCGGTGACAGAGTCTGAATACGGTATTACCTATAATGAACTGCTGGCTCAGGTTAGCAGACTGGCCGGATATATGGACTCGGTCGGCGTGAAGAAAGGCGACCGCGTTATCATCTATATGCCCATGGTCCCTGAAACGGCCTATGCCATGTTAGCCTGCGCTCGTATTGGTGCGATTCACTCAGTGGTTTTTGGCGGCTTTGCAGCCAGTGAGCTGGCGACCAGAATCGATGACGCTAAGCCCAAATTGATCCTGTCTGCCTCGTGTGGCATCGAGCCTTCCGGCGTCGTGCCTTATAAGCCTCTTCTAGATGATGCGATAGGGCAATCTAAGCATCAGGTGGATACCTGTATCATCTTAAACCGTAGTCAATACACGGCAGATCTGGTAACGGGGCGCGATGTGGACTGGCAAAGCGCGGTTGCAAGTGCACCAAATATTGCCTGCCAAACCGTTGCTGCAACCGATCCTCTCTATGTGTTGTATACCTCAGGTACGACAGGTCAACCTAAAGGCGTTGTGCGTGACAATGGTGGCCACGCCGTTGCACTTTCATGGTCAATGAAGCATATCTACGATATCGCTGCCGGTGATGTTTTTTGGGCGGCGTCCGATGTTGGCTGGGTGGTGGGTCATTCCTATATTGTCTATGGTCCGCTTCTGGTCGGCGCCACAACCGTCCTGTTTGAGGGCAAACCGATCGGAACACCGGATCCCGGCATTTTCTGGCGGATAATAGAGAAGTATCAGGTTAAGAGTTTCTTCACCGCACCAACCGCGATACGCGCCATTAAGCGAGACGACCCTGATGGAGATTTTCTTAAGGATGTCGATCTCAGCTGTCTCAAAACACTTTTCCTGGCGGGAGAGCGCTGCGATCCCGATACCCTTCATTGGTCTGAGGAGAGACTCAATAAGCCGGTGATCGATCACTGGTGGCAGACCGAAACCGGCTGGCCGGTTGCGGCTAACTTGATGGGGACGGCACCCGTTGAGGTTAAGGCGGGATCGCCGGCCTTGCCCGTGCCGGGTTATCAGGTTGAGGTGGTAGACGAGATGGGGGACGTTGTCGAGCCGGGCGCTTCGGGGAATGTGGTGATTAAATTACCTCTACCGCCGGGGACGTTAACTACGCTATGGAATAATGAGCAGCGTTATCTGGACAGTTATCTCTCTATGTATCCAGGTTACTACCTGACCGGGGATGCCGGTTACATGGATGAGGATGGTTACCTGTATATCATGAGTCGTATCGATGACATCATCAATGTCGCCGGTCATCGTCTCTCTACCGGGCGATTCGAAGAGGTGCTCTGCCAACATGAGGCCGTGGCCGAAGTGGCGGTGATTGGCGTCGACGACAAACTCAAGGGGCAACTGCCTTTGGGCTTGGTTGTTCTCAAGAAAGGGGTGACCTTGTCCGATGAGGAGTTATATCGCGAGCTGATCGCTCTGGTTCGGGAACATATAGGCCCTGTCGCATCATTTCGTCTGGTCAGTGCGGTTCAGAAATTGCCAAAGACCCGCTCCGGCAAGATTTTACGGGGAACGATGAGAAAGATAGCCGATAATCAGGAGTATAAGATGCCGGCAACCATAGAAGATCCGCAAACCTTAGAGTTGGTGCGCAATGCACTCACGCGTATGGGTTATGCGGACGCCCATGTGTAG